DNA sequence from the Lycium barbarum isolate Lr01 chromosome 5, ASM1917538v2, whole genome shotgun sequence genome:
ATTGCGGGCAGTTCATGCTGCGTTCTTGTATGTCGTTGCTGATTGTGTGTGTTGTGAGATTTGTGCGTGGGTGTGTGGGATTTGGGTGTGAAATAAAATGGTCTAAGTGTTTATAAAACACTTACCTGGACCGCCAGCTGAGCTAAAAATAAGGGTGGACGACACTTTGTGATGGAAAAAACTTACCCGCACCGGGTGTATACACCCAACTCAGTTAAATTAACCATAGATAATAAACTAAGGTTTAAAGTCCTATTttttaataaagtaaaaatttAAAACAAGTAGCAAAATTAACAACGTCACATCAGTTAAGCTAGGGTTGCCGTCATTGGATCAATTTTCTTTGCTCATTCTTGGAGAGGGTGGAATTTCAAATTAAGCTTATTACGAATAAGGAAATTGGCTTCAAATAGGTGATTCCTTATTAACTTCATACGTAAGTTTATATGCATGTAGAAAGAAGCTATTGTCTATATCTGTTATATTTTAATGAATTATCAAGCATTCTTCTTAATAATCTGAATCAGTTTCAACTATTTGATCATCAAATATTATATACGAATTTAAACCAAACAAGCTAATGTCTCTTTATGCTACTGCTTCCTTTTATTTTCAATTAGTATTAGGTTAgtcttttatattttatttcatgAACTTGAGGGAATTTTGATTATTGTTGCATGTATGTTTCTCCTTTTCTATGATTATACATGTTATAAATATTTTTCTCCTTGTTTGAAATATCAGAATGTCAACTTTTGAGAAGGCAAATAATGCTGAGAGTGACGAAGTATTATTAGAAGATATTAGAGCGGAAGATGAGAATGAGCAAAAAAATCAAGAGGAAGTTTCAGAAGATGTCATAATTGAATTAGAAGGGAAAATGAAAAATCACATTGTTAAAGACGAGAAAGAGGCTTATATTTTATATTGTGAATATGCACATTCCAAAGGTTTCAGTGTACGGAAGGATAAGCAATATTATTTTCAAGGTAGCGAAGTGGTTAGGGAAAAACGTTCCGTATGCTATAGGCATGGGGAAAAAGATGAAAGGCTAAGAAAATCCATTAAGGTGTCTTGCAATCATATTGACACGCGATCAAAATGTCCTGCAATGATAATCTTTAAGCGTCAAATTCCTAATAGTCTTTTCATGGTGGATAGATTTATAGAAGAACATAACCATGAGATGGCTTCACCGAAAAAGAGACATTTGCTAAAATCAGCTCGTTCTATAACTAAAGCCAAAAAGCTAGTTATTGAAAACATGGTTAATGCTGGTATAAAGCCAACTGCAACCTATTCTTACCTGGCAGAAGAAGCTGGAGGGGTTGATGTTTCAGGCTATTCAAAGAAAGATTGTTTTAATTTTATAAACCAGTTGATGAAATTTAAGGCGGAAGCTGGGGATGCTCAAagtgttgttaatgaatttaatAATAGACAAGCGAGTGAAAGTCTCTTTTATTAGGATGTTCAACTTGATTCTGAAGGGCGTATGGCTAACTTTTTCTGGAGAGATGGTCGATCTAGAATTGACTATGAGATTTTTGGTGATGTCGTTTCTTTTGATACCACATATCGGACAAACAAGTATCGTATGATTTGTGCACCATTTATTGGAATAAATCATCATTGGCAGAATATAATTTTTGGTTGTGCTTTTTTATCTGATGAGTCGGCAGAATCTTTCAAATGGTTATTCTCTACGTTTTTAAAGTCAATGGGAGGCATTTCCCCGCAAACTATTATAACTGATCAAGCTCAAGGAATGGCAATTGCTATTAGAAAAGTGATGTCTGGAACAAGACATAGACTGTGTCAATGGCACATATCCCAGAATGCCCCATCTCATTTGGGCTCACTTAATAATGATAAAGGTTTTTCTAAACTTTTCAACAAGTGTATGTCAGAATGTGATTCTATTACTGAGTTTGAAGAAACCTGGGAGATGATGCTTACAATGTATAATATAGAAGAACATAAATGGTTGAAGAATCTTTACAATATTCGACACATGTGGTCCACAACTTTTAATAATGATGTCTTTAGTGCTGGATTGAAAGCCTCATCTCGAAGTGAAAGTACTAATCATGTATTAAACGGGCATGGTGACTTGAGCACTTATTTGCACATATTTGTCACTAACTATGAGAAAA
Encoded proteins:
- the LOC132639313 gene encoding protein FAR1-RELATED SEQUENCE 5-like, which codes for MANFFWRDGRSRIDYEIFGDVVSFDTTYRTNKYRMICAPFIGINHHWQNIIFGCAFLSDESAESFKWLFSTFLKSMGGISPQTIITDQAQGMAIAIRKVMSGTRHRLCQWHISQNAPSHLGSLNNDKGFSKLFNKCMSECDSITEFEETWEMMLTMYNIEEHKWLKNLYNIRHMWSTTFNNDVFSAGLKASSRSESTNHVLNGHGDLSTYLHIFVTNYEKNAVNKWRLSEEHEDFNCKQGGPTLAVKGSPILAQRNPGEIYFEEMDQRCEERIKDLPSKSSSSNGNSESSEIVYTNSVMKACYNLAYLSKSNTECREIFQRHLKNASDELDDYLGKLDNITVHSSAKKMFCLIIVKSQKVDAPPIKSLFENNVYTPRQATPSISEDTAFDLDLDDSNVSFLTLLQGVENATQQSSASTWKSG
- the LOC132639312 gene encoding protein FAR1-RELATED SEQUENCE 5-like, translated to MSTFEKANNAESDEVLLEDIRAEDENEQKNQEEVSEDVIIELEGKMKNHIVKDEKEAYILYCEYAHSKGFSVRKDKQYYFQGSEVVREKRSVCYRHGEKDERLRKSIKVSCNHIDTRSKCPAMIIFKRQIPNSLFMVDRFIEEHNHEMASPKKRHLLKSARSITKAKKLVIENMVNAGIKPTATYSYLAEEAGGVDVSGYSKKDCFNFINQLMKFKAEAGDAQSVVNEFNNRQASESLFY